From Chloroflexota bacterium, one genomic window encodes:
- a CDS encoding M28 family peptidase, with translation MIQRLWFQRLLQLGMIISLTGCGATTGTPVANPVQTVAATSAPTIVPLPKPSLTESPQFNGANAMEFAKVQMQWIPRDTGTPGWQANGDWIVQTLLEYGWDVEEQFFNVPENKKGRNIIARRGTGPLILLGAHYDARRYADNDPDPTKRMQPVPAANDGASGVAVLLELARVLKPERLNEEVWLVFFDAEDNGGIGTWNWTLGSIDLAPKLETAPKAVVIVDMIGDADQQVYLEQSSTPALRAEIWQQAADLGYTTFISETKHHILDDHTAFLQRGFSAADLIDFDYPHWHTTSDTIDKLSVSALESVGRTLEEWLTKN, from the coding sequence ATGATCCAACGCCTTTGGTTCCAACGCTTGCTGCAACTTGGTATGATCATCAGCCTAACTGGTTGTGGTGCAACGACTGGAACACCTGTTGCTAATCCCGTTCAAACCGTCGCCGCTACGAGTGCGCCAACGATTGTGCCTTTGCCCAAGCCAAGCCTAACCGAAAGCCCTCAATTCAATGGGGCCAACGCCATGGAATTTGCCAAAGTCCAAATGCAATGGATTCCACGGGATACAGGCACACCTGGCTGGCAAGCTAACGGCGATTGGATTGTACAGACCTTGTTGGAATATGGCTGGGATGTTGAAGAGCAATTTTTCAACGTGCCCGAAAATAAAAAAGGCCGCAATATTATCGCTCGACGCGGAACTGGACCGTTAATATTGCTTGGAGCGCACTACGACGCTCGCCGCTACGCCGATAATGATCCCGACCCAACCAAGCGCATGCAGCCAGTGCCAGCCGCCAACGACGGAGCCAGCGGGGTTGCGGTGCTGCTGGAATTGGCGCGGGTACTCAAGCCCGAACGCCTCAACGAGGAAGTTTGGTTGGTGTTTTTCGATGCCGAGGATAATGGTGGGATTGGCACATGGAACTGGACGCTTGGCTCAATCGACCTAGCCCCCAAGCTCGAAACCGCCCCCAAAGCTGTGGTGATTGTCGATATGATTGGCGATGCTGATCAACAGGTCTACCTTGAGCAAAGCTCGACTCCGGCTTTACGTGCCGAAATTTGGCAACAAGCTGCCGATTTGGGCTATACCACCTTCATCTCGGAAACCAAACATCATATTCTTGATGATCATACCGCCTTCTTGCAACGCGGTTTTAGCGCCGCCGACCTGATCGACTTCGATTACCCGCATTGGCACACCACTAGTGACACGATCGATAAACTCAGTGTTTCGGCTCTAGAATCAGTTGGTCGCACGCTCGAAGAGTGGCTCACCAAGAATTAA
- a CDS encoding M20 family metallopeptidase produces MASRPDFRYVAHTLVEQLITDRRDLHQHPELGFEEFRTAKIVADRLRELGYEVTEGVATTGVLGHIPAQPGGKVAMLRFDMDALPIHEQNDVDYRSTVDGKMHACGHDGHVAIGLGVAAALMQNREALGTGGIKLLFQPAEEGGGGAQKMVEAGAMQNPRPDISLGLHIWAPMPLGKANVRSGPIMASADTFIVEITGKGGHGAQPETTVDSVLVASHMVVALHSIVSRNVHPEQPAVLSVGSVQAGTAHNIIAHNATLTGTIRSYDPEARERLKQRVHEVVQGVAATFGATATLKYDEMCPATICDPAATALVRGAAEAILGAENVDDSVRTMGSEDMSVLLNEVPGCYFFLGGQTLERELGAHPHHHPAFSFDEGVLPLGVAILCEAATRYLNGSNE; encoded by the coding sequence ATGGCTAGTCGTCCAGATTTTCGGTATGTTGCTCACACGTTGGTCGAGCAATTGATCACTGATCGCCGCGATTTACACCAGCATCCTGAACTTGGCTTCGAAGAGTTTCGTACCGCCAAAATTGTGGCTGATCGCTTGCGTGAGTTGGGCTACGAGGTTACCGAGGGGGTTGCCACCACCGGCGTTTTAGGCCATATTCCGGCTCAGCCAGGCGGCAAAGTCGCCATGTTACGCTTCGACATGGATGCCTTGCCAATCCACGAGCAAAACGATGTCGATTATCGCTCAACCGTCGATGGCAAAATGCATGCGTGTGGCCATGATGGCCATGTTGCGATTGGCTTAGGCGTGGCCGCAGCCCTGATGCAAAATCGCGAAGCGCTTGGCACAGGCGGGATTAAATTGCTGTTCCAGCCTGCCGAAGAAGGCGGCGGTGGTGCTCAAAAGATGGTCGAAGCAGGCGCGATGCAAAATCCACGGCCTGATATTTCGCTTGGCTTGCATATTTGGGCACCCATGCCGTTGGGTAAAGCCAATGTGCGTTCAGGTCCAATTATGGCTTCTGCTGATACTTTTATCGTGGAAATTACTGGCAAAGGTGGTCACGGTGCTCAGCCTGAAACTACCGTCGATTCGGTATTGGTGGCTTCGCATATGGTCGTTGCCTTGCATTCAATCGTCAGCCGCAATGTTCACCCTGAACAGCCAGCAGTGCTTTCGGTTGGTTCGGTGCAAGCTGGCACAGCCCATAACATCATTGCCCACAACGCCACCCTGACTGGCACGATTCGCAGCTATGATCCCGAAGCTCGCGAGCGCTTGAAACAACGAGTGCATGAAGTGGTGCAAGGTGTGGCCGCAACCTTCGGTGCAACCGCCACGCTCAAATACGATGAAATGTGCCCAGCAACCATCTGCGACCCTGCGGCAACCGCCTTGGTACGTGGTGCGGCTGAAGCGATTTTGGGCGCTGAGAACGTCGATGACAGCGTGCGCACCATGGGTTCAGAAGATATGTCGGTGCTGTTGAATGAGGTGCCTGGTTGCTATTTCTTCTTGGGTGGGCAAACCCTTGAGCGCGAGTTGGGCGCACATCCGCATCATCACCCAGCATTTAGCTTCGACGAAGGCGTATTGCCCTTGGGCGTTGCGATTTTATGCGAAGCCGCAACCCGCTATCTCAACGGGAGCAACGAATGA